The Gopherus evgoodei ecotype Sinaloan lineage unplaced genomic scaffold, rGopEvg1_v1.p scaffold_34_arrow_ctg1, whole genome shotgun sequence genome window below encodes:
- the CD3EAP gene encoding DNA-directed RNA polymerase I subunit RPA34, whose translation MDRAALRGLPRFQCPPDFSPSPFRPGTPFAPEELRGKELWLIRAPADFSPDSLNGCAVPLVGFQTLKTKFDGTQQVFDIHSALEESGSPCLLVSSTHSDQLSCAASFHGCMRICERFGDPSSRSPGQAVRARPAPQVPEGLRQRFLPFGSSLKQQCPEAATSTPATDVLGSARKKKKKKKRVKEEPMELLVSIKQEPPEEPWGWGSGDPGPEPPRAEDDGLRGAEEPTPGHLSPKHKKKKKKKKHKYEALEGAVWPCKAERLDPSSIKQE comes from the exons ATGGACCGGGCGGCGCTGCGGG GGCTGCCGCGGTTCCAGTGCCCCCCGGATTTCTCCCCGAGCCCCTTCAGGCCCGGGACGCCCTTCGCCCCCGAGGAGCTGCGGGGCAAGGAGCTGTGGCTGATCCGAGCGCCCGCTGATTTTAGCCCGGACAG CCTGAATGGCTGCGCTGTGCCCCTGGTCGGGTTCCAGACGTTGAAGACAAAGTTTGATGGGACGCAGCAGGTCTTCGACATCCACAGTGCCCTGGAGGAGTCGGGCAGCCCCTGCTTGCTAGTGTCCTCAACCCACTCTGACCAGCTCTCCTGCGCAGCCTCCTTCCACGGCTGCATGCGCATCTGCGAGAGATTTGGGGaccccagcagcaggagccctggcCAGGCTGTCAGAGCCAGGCCTGCCCCCCAGGTCCCAGAGGGCCTCCGGCAGCGTTTCCTGCCCTTTGGGAGCAGCCTGAAGCAACAGTGCCCAGAGGCAGCCACGTCCACGCCAGCGACAGATGTGCTGGGATCTgccagaaagaagaagaagaagaaaaagagagtGAAAGAGGAGCCCATGGAGCTGCTGGTGTCGATAAAGCAGGAGCCTCCCgaggagccctggggctgggggagcggTGATCCTGGCCCTGAACCCCCCAGAGCGGAGGATGATGGCTTGAGGGGGGCAGAGGAGCCCACTCCGGGGCACCTGAGCCCcaagcacaagaagaagaagaagaaaaagaaacacaagTACGAGGCTTTGGAGGGGGCAGTCTGGCCATGCAAGGCCGAACGGCTGGACCCCAGCTCCATAAAGCAGGAGTGA